The Carassius auratus strain Wakin chromosome 7, ASM336829v1, whole genome shotgun sequence genome contains the following window.
ACCACACGGCGTGTTCGTAATGGCCTGCATGACATGATACGCTTGCTTGGGAAGAAGCCAAGTGGTTTCTCAGGTGGCCTCATGTAAGGGTCTTGCTGCTGAGACGTCATCCCATGTTTAATGTCCTGTAGTTCAAAGATCCAGCTCATGCAAGTTAATCAGCCGCTAATGAAGGTGAGTACATTGGGCAAATTAAGCAGATGTTCAGATGGTGAGCAGGAAATGGAAACATGGAAAGATTAGATTTTAGACTTGAGACTGTTTCTGTGACCACTAAGGAAGTAATTGTTTATTCTGTggatttattgtattatattgacATGAATATTTCACCGATTGGCCTGTATTGGTGAAGGGGCCAAAATCAAATGTAGGTTGCTGGAAATAAGGTATATTGAGTTTGTATTTGAAAAGTATTGTATCTGAACCCGACAGAAGACTAATAGACCAGGCTAGTTGCACCTTTCCTATCTTATTTAACCATTCCCACACATCCCTCTTTTAAAGCCGCTTCTGTTTGTCCTGATGCCCAGCATGTTGACTTTGCTTTGAATTCCATCAATCTTTATGCTTTGAAAATCAGGCAGAGTTATGTAAAAGGAAGAAACAGCATATTAATTTCCTCTTGGAGAACTAGTACTGAAGTTGTAATTAAGTGTGCTCAGTTAACCTCTCGGGAGATAAGTGAGAGTACGTTTTCATCAGtgtctttttctgtctctctgcagCAAGCTTTAAATAAAGACATCTTGTTGGTGTTCAGGATtataaaagtcttaaaaatgtatgaatcatTTTGCCCACACCACCATTACATTTAGGCCTCACCATGCTATGTTTTTGCTAAGAtagtattatgttttattatttttttcattatgtagATTATCAGTCACAATGAACACCCtagtaaaatgtacttatttaaaaaacacttaTTACCACATATTaagcataaaatgtgttttaatgtcattattgatgaggattgtgtgatctttgaataatgtctgtttttaaatgcatgatatttaaagtgtacctgtcGTATACTTGTAGTAGTTCCACTTTAGTTCAGTCCacctttagttggacttcagcactacttctgcacaattaaagtgcgTCAAGtatacaaaattagttgttccaattcAGCAGACTTTATGTATACCAGttcattatacatatatatacaatataccaaaagtacaattgcaggatATTTTAAGTACATCAATATGCAAATGTAATTGTAGCATACGtggcatgaaataaatgtatttcatatacatttgattatatttctttttcataGTTCAACAGTCACATGTAATATGTAATCAGTATTCATCTGAGTAGTCAAATTTAAGATATCTGCACTCTCCAGATCAGGTGGATTCTCACCGCCTGTCAAAGTTTTTTTATCGTAtattagggatgtaatgatttaattgttattaattgtTAGTCCTTTGATTGCAAATTTAGTGTACGGTTCATTTGCTCTGTTGCATGATTTTGCACCTCTCTGCTGCCATAGTatgcaaatgtataaaaacatatgaaaattatatttatgtatcttTTTTCTCCCCTCCCTTCTTTCcgcatccctctctctctttctctccttttctcttgctCTGACTTCCTCCTTCTATCTGCATCTCTTGTTCTTCTcccctccctctgtctctctctctgtcagccGCCACCAACTTGGACTCGGAGAGCAAACGAACGGCCCACTTCCAATCGTCATGGCAACAGCATGTGAATGTGTTCGGCTCGTGGAGTAGGCCGGAGTGTGTGCAGGAACTGCACCAGGAGGCTCAGCTGAACCTACAGAGTCTGCTGCAAGGTAGGAGAGTCAGCTGCCGGCACTTCGTCTGTGTGTTCCCGTGCCACTAGAGGTTGTGTAGCCTGATCGTCTGCCTGCCTGGATCTGCCTATcatgtgttttcattttgtttttgtgggtgtgtgttttgAGTCGCCTTGCATGCTGGCTTGTCTGTGAATATCATCCACTTCCATTCCCATTCTGTGTTTGCCAGTGCGTGTAAGAGAGGCACTATTTGTTTTTCTATTCCTCTGAGCATCTTCATGTTTTCCCTCCACTCGCCTCCCATCATTCCCTCTCTATTTCTGACTCATACTCTGTCCTTCTTTATGATCCATTAGAATCATTTCCATTTGCAGATAATACACAGAGTCTCCCTTTATCTTtcgtgggtttttttttttagttagctGAATGAATATGCCAATGCGTGTGGCTCTTGCCTGTTGTGAGTGTGTGACTGTACATGGTTGAATTTCCCTCTTTTATCTCTATCTTGTTTGATGTCTGCTATTAATATATATCTGTTATGAGATGCTATTCTGGTTTAAGCTCCGCATCAGATCGACTGGGCAGCTGTTGCTTAAACAACAGTGAGTGGGTGGTCAGTGTTTACGAATGTGTGGCACTATGCTATGTGCATAAACAGCAATTTGCCTTTGCATATGTCTGTCTGCCATGCAAGGTTGCATTGCAATATCATGACATGGTGGGAGCAAGAAAAGTTTAAGAATCTGTTGCTGAAAACCTGCTGATTTACCATTTATTCAAAATGGGAGACATAGCAGTTACAGCCTGATAGACTATCTGCCATAAATATTTATTCCTTTCAACTTTAAGGACATagaaatttgaagaaaaaaaaagcccagTTGATATCACGGTTTGTTGTTATTAAAGGTGCtctatgtaagtttttgactctaatTAGGcacaaaaatactataaaatgtttgcagatatttaagaaaactgctaagttaacatacatttatctgaaaaacaatgctacagtcagttattctcatttgaaaatgtgtgttgaaGGGCAGAATGTcagtctttgttttggtttgtgaaataatatacaatgtaacattaaaacatttatttagtttacaATAGCAGTATTTGTTTAGTAAAAACTTTTGATTTTAGTAAttgaaagtaaatatatatatttaacatttaaagtctAAAGATTTAGTGGTATCAGAAAAATGTAATCAGATTTTCCTAGGCAAAAAGACTGTGTCTAATTTCACTACAGCAATGTACTTTAGCTCACACACAAGTCATTCTCAAACACTCTAGTTTTCAATTTGTTAATAGAGCACTAGAAGTGCAGTAAGCTATTTCTAAGAAACACGATTGAAAGTGAATCTGGcaccaaaatacatttattgtcaATCACCTGTAAAAGGTCTGTCTACTCATGATGGGGGAGGTGTCTGTGTTGCATAGCAAAGTTGTGAATTGGGGGGCGGAGCTATCAGGATTGGGGTGTGGTCTTTTCAGGTAGGGCCATGTTTGTTTTGGAGATTTCAAATACTAATAACATTTCCCAAAAATTGTGTATTGCACCTTTAAATTGTGGAATTTGCATGGGAAAATCTCCCCTCACACTAAATTCCTGACCACATGGATtcctattaaaattattttgttcgCGAAATGTTAATCATATTAACTAAAAACGATTGTATATAGTGCATAAATACAGTAAGTTTGTATAATGATGTAGCTGGTTTATCTTTTTGTGGCAtggtttttaatctttttaatttttttaaactatattcttagtattatagttattattaattattttgtgaaattatCACAATATTCGAATTTGATAACAGCCCGGTGTCTTGTCCATATCTTTCACTTGCATATTCATATAATGTAAGTCAAATAAAGAGCCATGCAATATTAAAGAGATTATGCATCCATAGTGCTTAAGATAATCaataatactgtatttatatCCAATCCCCCCATGCTTATAAATTATTTCTGTTCAGTTATGCACAAGACATGTAGTAGAAATTCTCCTACGCATTCCCCCTGACTTAAGTTTAGCTGGGAGCATCTACTGGCGACACCAAGCATCTAACGATGAAACTTTTAAAGTTTATAGTCTCTCGCATGTCTGCTGGTGACACCCTATTGAGTCAGGCAATGTCTGGCCCCTTTTGAACACTATCACTTGGGACTAAGATCTCAAGTGGCTGCACAGCAGTAACCAGACAGACTCCAAACAATGCCCTTGAATATGCTTTAATCATGGCCTGGAGGACCTCATTCCAATCAAAGAGAATCCCCAGCATCAAGGATACAACAGTTTATATAAGAAAGGTACATAGCCAAGGTAGTCACGTTACATAATTTTCCTCTAATATGATTGGTTCACTTATTTGGCAAATCATCTTTTTCCTCAAATCATGAGATTGTACCGTTATTAGTATTTTCAGACATCTAGTCATCTTGtcttgtccatgtttcattattgCAATGCTACTAAAGTTTAGAACATTTCTGTTCCTCAAAACATACTTAAAGGTTAAAAAGGGAAATGTTAGTCATCATTTAGGGTCAACTGATTTTATGATTAATttgaaaatgattacattttaaatttcctTCACAGAAACAAAGACCGAAAGGAAAACAGACCAGACAAAAACTGCACAAATTGACATGAAAAGGGGCATTGTTGCTCTTGACCTCTTCCATTCCTCTACTGCATACACAAGACAAGGAGTGACCCATATTTAATAAATGGGTGGTTTTCAGTGAGCATCTTGTTAGGCGCTGCTTTGAGGTCATTCATGACCACTCATTCACGCCCGAGTGGTTGGCATCGTGTCTAGACGAGCCATTTGATTGGCTGATAAGAATGGAGATTAGTTTTACTGACTGGCCTAAGATCAGTTCAGGGGAGGAGGGGAGAGTGTGTTTGAAataccttcacacacacacacacacacacacacatacgcagacatatatatatatatatacacacctacTCAGTCTGTTGCTTCTGATACTCGCTCCCATACATCATCTTTGAAGTTTTCATATTGGTCTTTGAAGCCTACCTTTCCACTGAGGCTTGAATGAACCAACCAGTGTTTCGGTGAGTTCTGACGCTCTAGTAAATCTAGTTTACTTTCTTTCTTGGAACTGTCTTTAGTATGAATTTCAAAGAATGCTTAGCTGCAGCCATTATAATTCTCACATTTTACAAGTCTTTAAATTAACATGAgcaactttatttattaaaataccattcaaaggtttgggtaaataagattttttttaaatacatttttaaaagaagtcttggatcagaaatacagtaaaatacagtaatatgaaatattattacaatttaaaacaacacttctattttactatatttaaaatgtaatatattagtaaagctgaattctcagcagtcattactccagcctttgttgtcacatgatccttcagaaatcattttaaaatgcttatttaatgctcgagaaacatttcttatcatcagtGCTGAAAATTGTTTTGctgattaatttttttgaatctatgatacttttatttatttatttacattaacaatgttatcaatattatgtttattaaaggCAAGTATGAATCTCAATAAAGTTAGTGTTTTTTACCTTTTTCATTTTAcctttattccaaaataatatctcaaggcagtatatatatattatttttatttgtgaactTATGTTAAGCTTTTCTTTTAAATAGTTAACTTTAAACTCTTGATGAATTTTTTGGATCATCAATCATAAAAGTTCGGAAAATATTAGTCACAGACACtgagattttactttaaatttcacCAGGCAAATTATTCTCTAAAAAGTCCCAAAAATCATTTTAAGACTTATTTTGATTTAACAAAGTGGtagttgtttacttttttattagtcTTCCCATTAATGCCATTATATTGTTCATTCAGATTGATTCGCGGATGGAGGAGGAGGGATTTATCACATGAACCAATCACAGccaaacataacataacacagATATCCAATCATATTGCGATTGAGGCATTGCCTTCTCTCACATGACTTTCCCccattcattctcaattaccCTCCACCAAACGTACCACACTCTTAAGGGGGTTTGTTAAAACTTGGGCTCAAGGGAGGCATAAGAGATGAGGACTCCTGCTGTAACTTAAGCTGCTGGTgttgctgttggacagtgtttctttagaaaaacaagtgaattatatactttttaattgtACGTTTTGTAatattggcatttttttttttgtactatgaTTTGTTTTCTCATCAAATATTTTGAGGAGGCAATGCCTCCCTCGCCTTCTCAGAGGAAACACCCGTCTCTAATATAGCTGACTGTTTGGAAAGTGAGGATAGTCATGTATATTAAAGAGGATTTTGCTCTGTGGTTTGTGTGTAGAATGCTTTGCAAGTTGGCCTGTGTTTGCAGAAGTTGGTTCTTGTTACAGATGCAGGGAAGTAATAGTCATAACACATTCCAAAACACAGTCTTTTTTACATTTCTCTTTGCTTTCCATGGGACTTTGCATAGTTTGCATAGAGATTGCATAGTTTGGTCCACCAGTATTTGCAGTGCAAGTGTTTCCTTGAATAACTTGGGGTCTAAGGCTTACTGAAGGATTGTCTCTCTGTGTATATCTCATTAGTGTAGTGATTTGAAAGCCAGCTGGTTAAGCATCATTCCTGGAATAGAACTGTCTCCATACAGCATGATAAATAAAATGCCACCACATATTTAAAAGTTGCACATGTGGCGGTAAACAGCACTAGGCTGTTAGTTTTGCTGAAGTCTCAGTCTTATTTTAGTGGAGGTTTAGGATTTCAAGTGTGTGCTCTGTTCGGCTATGTCTCAGCATGTGAAGGGGACTCTACTCAGCAAGGCTAAACTTGGGGCTTGGGGCTATTGTCGACTCCGGAGGTATGCCATTGTCTTAGACAGCCCACCATTGCTAGGCAACCCCAAGTCTAAGAGTGCGGCATCCCAGTTTGGAAAAAGAGGGATCAACCCCCACTAAAAACCATCGCACACACAGACCATATTATTGTGGACCTCACATAGGAAAAAGTTTTATATACTAAGATGGCATTGACTAATAACTTACATTTAACCTAACCCTAGCAGTAATCCTGTTGACATTTTTAAAGCGAAACATAATTTGGCCGATTTATGAGCCTTTCAACTACCTAAATGTCCTTACAAGGGAGTATTTGACATTTgaggacatttttttaaattcggCTCTCACTAGTATAGCCAAATCAGTGCCTACTTACTGAACTGTAAATTATAAAGACATAAGTATGTCTGTTTTTGAGTATATAGTGGGAGGGGAGAATGTTTTGGGGGATTAAAATGGCTACAAGAATGGGGTGGGGTCTTGTGAGGGGAGTCCTTGGAATGAATGTAATGGTAATCATTCTGTTTACAAGAGCCCTAGGGAACATTTCTGACGAAGAGGGAGAGAGATTTCATTAACTGATCTTAGTGTCTCTTAGAGCTGTTGCTGCAATAGCTTTAAAACTAGCATGTTGTGTCTGTGTCTACTCAGATTTTGAAGAGCAGTTGTATGATAACAGAGTGACAGGACAGACATTCAGACACCCTTCCTCTCAGAGCTCAGAGGACACGTCAACCACCCTCAGCCGATCCCCTTCCTCACTCAACAACAAGAAGACAGAGTTCGTCTTTGTGGTAACTACTTGTATACTGTCTTATCAGTTCTTATACTGATGAAACTAGAAATTTTGGCTTTTATTAAGTCACTGGATTCTGACTTGTGTGCCACCAACAAACTCATTTGTTTTCTGGGGAGCATTAATGTTCTCTGTAAAGTTTGCAAATCTAATTAGATGTGGTTTGTCCCCTGAATGAAAACAGCTACAGGCTTCTCTGTGCCGATGGTTTTGAGCATGTAAATAAGCCGTAATTTAAAGAGCCTGCCAAGACATCTGCTAAAAAAAGATAAACTGAACCCAGTGTTTGAATATAAAgaatattaattattcaaatgaattatataattatcacATATACCAAAAATctatatttagaaattaagtgcttaaatgtatacataatttgggtaataatacaaatcattacaaatacATAATTAGGAATTAATCATATTGGTTTATATTCATACTCtgattttatctctctctctctctctctctctctctttagcctGCAAATAAGCAGGTCTGTGAGGATGAGACCACAACATTAGGGGTCCGGGCACAGGACCCAACCCCATGTGGTTCAGAGAAGTCACTTCTAGGCTGGAATGCATCACTGAGTCCACCTGTTGCAGAGAAACCTCGCTGGTACCTGGGCCGACATACTCCAGCTCACCTTGTGCCCATTGAGATCACAGGTTGGCAAACTGTTATGTTGAGTGTATCTGGATACTTCTAAAGTCTTTTTAGAGTCTGAGTTGTTTGGAGGTGTCATTGATGtgtaattaatgttgaaaactttcAACAATTTATtagctgtttaattatttgatgaaattagTCCATATCAAGTGGTGAGAATGCTTTGCTGTCTACAGCACAGACTGAACAATAGTTTCTCCTTATTACattatcatcaccatcatcatcatcaccaccaccacagACAACACTGTTTCTTAGTTCTTTTGCTCTCTTTCCAAGGAGTTCACAGATCAGATATGATTTCTTATGAAAGTACTTAAACTGTTAAAGCATTTGCTCCTCTCTATAGCTGTCACCCTATTTTTTAAAGCAAGACATCACTTTCCCTCTCTGTCGCAGCTGTCCCACACCCATCTTCCCCCTTACTACCTTCCAGATCCCTTCTCTGTCCTGGATTTAGTAGAGAGGTGGCTGGATCTGTAAACACAGATAATGCTGTGCTTAGACTGCCTGGAGTCTGATTCCCAAAGTGGTGCTGCTCTTCACCCGCTAAAGATAATGAACAGGTagctgttgccatggcaacatgcaGCTCTCCCTACTTCGCTTAGCTTGGAGGTGCAGAAAAAGctgcatagagagagagagatggagatagAGAGAGAACTGTAGCGGATGGGTGGGAGTAACAGGGCCAGAGGAAGTAAGGTTTTTTTCACCTCCTTGTTGTTGGTATTTTCATGAATGAAGCCAGCTCACATGTAGGGAGGTAATGAGGTTTTGTTGGGAGAGCTGTTTTCTGAGAGACACAAGGGGTATCTATGTAAAGAACATAGTGAGAACTGGGTTTAATTAGAACATTATGTTCAGTTCTTTTCATCATTGTGGAATGGTGGACCATTTATTACAGCACTCCTTCCTGCGATGggtgtttaaaatgattaaacacCCAGTCATTGCAGTGCTTGAAAACATCACATGTATTGTCCCACAAAAACGATAGAAAGTTACATAAATCTGCCATTAGGTAGCACTTATCAGTGAATATCCAGCTCTTGTTTTGATGTATTATCCAGTGTCCATTGTCTGATTTCATTTCTCCAGATCAATCAGGTACCATGATCAAGTGTCCGGCTAACCATCTATCTCATGTTGGCTATTGCTTTTATCCATAAAAGATTGTTTTTTCATAAATGGCCAAAATGCTTGTCATTGCCTTTACTCAAGTCTGATTAGGCAGTCATAAGTTATGTTTTTCAGCCTGATCCTaacatgtatttaataatataccTTTTATACAACCGTTTTAAGGTAACATAATTTATCTGACTTAAGACTGTCAGTTAGCCTGACAGCTGGTATCTCATATCTTGCCTCAGGCCAGTGCTTTGATAAGCACTCCGCACAGCGCAGCGAACTGCGGGCCCCCTTTAGAACTGATTCAGCGGTCAACCCAAAGACCGTTCGCCGCCCGAGGAGTGTGATTGCAGGCCCCGATGTCACGCTGCACTGCCAAGGTGACTAACAGGAAGTTAGGCAAGTTACTGACAGGGTCAAAGAGTGCAAAaggaaataaacaggaaaaagaCAATGGGCACTGACCAATGATTTCCACCTAGAGTAATTTGTAAATCTAAAATCTAATGTTTGTTAGAGCCACACATAGGCTTTGAcaacttgttttatttaacaatattcggaataatatattttagaatctttacaaaaatgtataaacagcAAACTTCTGTTTTaaactcctttaaaaaaaaactattttgtctTTAGGTGACAGCAAAATTCTTGCTGTTGATCTAATACAAGGGGCCTGTTCCCCTGGATCCTCTCAACCCAGATCTTTGGAGCCAACTACAGAGAACACAGGCCAACAGCATATTCCCCTTCGGAAGACCCAGAGTGACCTGGAGTACAGTGTCCCCCCATCTCCAAAGACCCCATCAGGCATGATGGATCATGCCACTCTGATGTACCCTAGCCCCTCCTGGAATGGCCCAAAAGGTTCTACATTTTCTCCTTCCTGGAATGACTCTTACAACTATGCCTTGGTTACCAGCCCTGCTTCCAAGCAACCAGTATCTAAAACTGGAATGCTAACACCTGGAGGTGAAGGAGGTGGTCTTATCTGTCCATCCCAGACCAGTTCCGGCCTCTCCATGAGCTCAGGGTCACATTCCAGCTCTTTCGCTTCCATCTCGGAACCATGTGGAAACCGGATGTATACAGTGTCTACACAGGGGGGTGGCATTCCTGTAGGAAAACGGAATGACACTGAGGGGGCAACTTCCACTGCAGGCATGGGAAATAATAAAAGTGATCAGGAGAAGAGGTCAGTGCGGTCCAATGTCTTCAGGTTCCGTGAACGTTCACTTTCAACACCAACAGACTCTGGATCATTTTGCTCAGCAGATAATATATGTTCTCCAGGTGAAGCTGTCCCTGTTGTTCCAGAGGGTGAGAATTATGCCCTGTTATATCCGAGCAACAGCTCCGAGGATAGCACGAGCACTGATAATGTTTCTGTGACCACAGGTTCAGACTTTTTTCCAGATGGTCGCCTAAGGTCCCGCTCACGGAGTATCTCACTTAAGAAATCTAAGAAAAAGCCACCACCTCCAGTACGTAGTGTATCCCTAATGAAAAACCTATCAGAGGTTGGAGGAATGGGCTCCTACCACAGTGAAGGGCACTTCAGAGATGGTAGACCCAAAAGTCTCTTTATCCCTCGGGATCACCATATTCAAGATTCATTCCAGCCAGAGTTCCTAATTGTCAAGCCTGATGATGACACAGATCAGGCCCACAGTAGCTTGGAGACATCTTCTGATATTTCTCAGCCTCCTGACAGGGATACAGAGCTTGGGTTTCCTCCTCACTGGCAGCTTAACGAGTGGAAGTCCAACAATGATCCCTACCACTCACTGTCAGGTTCAAGCACAGCCACAGGTACCACAGTTATTGAGTGCATGAAGGTGCAAGGTAGCTCAGAATCCCTAAATTCACCCTCAACCTCACGAGCTACATCTCCATCCCTGCTCTCCATTGAAGCTGAAACCAAGGTATACCCCTTCAAGCTCCCATGCCTCTTGTCCCCATCCAGTGGCTACTCAAGCCAGTCTGAAACTCCAACCCCAACTATATCAAACACCCTGATCACTGGACCTTCTCCAGTTGGCTGCAAGATGCGCCCAAAGATTCCAGAACGTAAATCTTCCCTCCCAGCTTCTGCAAAGGATAAATCACGTTCACGTCTTTCATTTGAACTACCTGCAAACTCTCAGCTGGATCTGTCCTCTGTCAAACCCAAGCAGAAAGCCAGCCGACGCCACTCTGACACATCTACAGCCAACAAACCAGGTAAACTGAGCCCTAGTCAGTCTTCACTGCCTATGGTCACAACAACAGAATTGCGAAACATCCGACTTCGTTCAGTTAGCCGCTCAGAACTTGAGGACAGTCCTGATGGCTCTTCTGACATTATAGAGGAAGAGCAAAGTCGAGATCTCAGCCCTCCTATTACTCCTTCTAACACAAAACAGTCAAAGCCACCTGTTGCAACGAAGCCACCTCTACCTAAACGACCCATGAACTTGATGCTTAAATCTCCCTCATCCTCCCCTCTGGCACCTGAATCTCCTCCATCATCCCCTGTGGACCGACCCATGCCTGTGGGTAACATCTATATGGTTGTAAGAAAGCCCAAACCTAAGAGACCAGCTCAGTCATCACTCAGCACACCTGCAATAGCCCCACAAGAGCCACTCCATTACCATGTACCTCATCTTCCTGAGTTTGATCTGGAGCATGGGATTCCTATTGAAGAAGATCTACCGTCCCCAAGTAGCCCAGAGAGAGAGGACAAAAGTAAGACTCTTCCAAGTAGAATGACGATATCCTGTTTAGCGGAATTAGACAAAAGGAAGCCCAAGGTGCCTCCTCCGGTGCCAAAAAAACCCAATGTCCTTCTTCTGCCCTCTCCAAGCATCCAGACCAATGGTGGGGCAGAAAGGCAAACTCTACTCTCCGACAGCATCTCCCAGTCACCTACAGGTCCATCAGCATCTGACATTGAGGGTGATTTGCTTAAAGATGAAGATCAAGATGATCATGCAAGGGATCATGCAAACTTTAAAAATTCAGAAAGTTGTGCGACCTTTGGAAATCAAGAGAATGTTGTGGTAGCTGAAGAGGACAGTTCAAAAGATTCAGATTCTCTTCAAATTACAGAGAGAGAGGCACCTCAAACAGAGACAGTAACAGgttaaacatttgtttacattttcagtGAAGATATCTTTCTTGGCATAATCAATCTGGGGTTTAATTTATATTCTTCTATGTTGCTTCACAGAAACTTATGCAGAATCAGAAATACTGGAAGAGAACAACTCTGCAGCTGACAAGACTGAACTACACATAACAGAGGAAACAGACGATGATGTTTTTGTCAACACAGCCACAGCTCACACCACTGAGGACCTCTTCACCATCATACACAGGTAAAATTTGTACTTTAACATTCATGCTGATTTTATCTATTTCTCTCTAACTAGAATTACTTTGGTATAATTTGAATACATATGCGGATATGGTATTGTACTGGATTATCTGTCTTCCAGTGCAATTTTCTATGTGCAACTAAAAAATTTTATCAATATAACATAAATTGATTgctaaaaatcatttttttagcaatttaattGCTAACCATTTTATACAAATCTGTTTGTGATGCCCtctaatttaaatcattttt
Protein-coding sequences here:
- the LOC113106280 gene encoding NHS-like protein 2 isoform X6, which gives rise to MPFCKRTIVPKDVCKSGGKSRGAMFTDLVDVCGLTLCAVLRQLSDLSRQSVSILEELEGELASICSRSGALESKLISLQKHISSLATKPPAKTATNLDSESKRTAHFQSSWQQHVNVFGSWSRPECVQELHQEAQLNLQSLLQGDSKILAVDLIQGACSPGSSQPRSLEPTTENTGQQHIPLRKTQSDLEYSVPPSPKTPSGMMDHATLMYPSPSWNGPKGSTFSPSWNDSYNYALVTSPASKQPVSKTGMLTPGGEGGGLICPSQTSSGLSMSSGSHSSSFASISEPCGNRMYTVSTQGGGIPVGKRNDTEGATSTAGMGNNKSDQEKRSVRSNVFRFRERSLSTPTDSGSFCSADNICSPGEAVPVVPEGENYALLYPSNSSEDSTSTDNVSVTTGSDFFPDGRLRSRSRSISLKKSKKKPPPPVRSVSLMKNLSEVGGMGSYHSEGHFRDGRPKSLFIPRDHHIQDSFQPEFLIVKPDDDTDQAHSSLETSSDISQPPDRDTELGFPPHWQLNEWKSNNDPYHSLSGSSTATGTTVIECMKVQGSSESLNSPSTSRATSPSLLSIEAETKVYPFKLPCLLSPSSGYSSQSETPTPTISNTLITGPSPVGCKMRPKIPERKSSLPASAKDKSRSRLSFELPANSQLDLSSVKPKQKASRRHSDTSTANKPGKLSPSQSSLPMVTTTELRNIRLRSVSRSELEDSPDGSSDIIEEEQSRDLSPPITPSNTKQSKPPVATKPPLPKRPMNLMLKSPSSSPLAPESPPSSPVDRPMPVGNIYMVVRKPKPKRPAQSSLSTPAIAPQEPLHYHVPHLPEFDLEHGIPIEEDLPSPSSPEREDKSKTLPSRMTISCLAELDKRKPKVPPPVPKKPNVLLLPSPSIQTNGGAERQTLLSDSISQSPTGPSASDIEGDLLKDEDQDDHARDHANFKNSESCATFGNQENVVVAEEDSSKDSDSLQITEREAPQTETVTETYAESEILEENNSAADKTELHITEETDDDVFVNTATAHTTEDLFTIIHRSKRKVLGRKEPTDSFGSRQCLVSPVKSSSTDLRTLGLSTTPRASSRNENFMALLQKRSNKASSGTRVSAMELLKSTNPLARRVTEFSQSQPDGSATNTPKPAPQDQ
- the LOC113106280 gene encoding NHS-like protein 2 isoform X5; the protein is MERLDLFRGKTAATNLDSESKRTAHFQSSWQQHVNVFGSWSRPECVQELHQEAQLNLQSLLQDFEEQLYDNRVTGQTFRHPSSQSSEDTSTTLSRSPSSLNNKKTEFVFVPANKQVCEDETTTLGVRAQDPTPCGSEKSLLGWNASLSPPVAEKPRWYLGRHTPAHLVPIEITGQCFDKHSAQRSELRAPFRTDSAVNPKTVRRPRSVIAGPDVTLHCQGDSKILAVDLIQGACSPGSSQPRSLEPTTENTGQQHIPLRKTQSDLEYSVPPSPKTPSGMMDHATLMYPSPSWNGPKGSTFSPSWNDSYNYALVTSPASKQPVSKTGMLTPGGEGGGLICPSQTSSGLSMSSGSHSSSFASISEPCGNRMYTVSTQGGGIPVGKRNDTEGATSTAGMGNNKSDQEKRSVRSNVFRFRERSLSTPTDSGSFCSADNICSPGEAVPVVPEGENYALLYPSNSSEDSTSTDNVSVTTGSDFFPDGRLRSRSRSISLKKSKKKPPPPVRSVSLMKNLSEVGGMGSYHSEGHFRDGRPKSLFIPRDHHIQDSFQPEFLIVKPDDDTDQAHSSLETSSDISQPPDRDTELGFPPHWQLNEWKSNNDPYHSLSGSSTATGTTVIECMKVQGSSESLNSPSTSRATSPSLLSIEAETKVYPFKLPCLLSPSSGYSSQSETPTPTISNTLITGPSPVGCKMRPKIPERKSSLPASAKDKSRSRLSFELPANSQLDLSSVKPKQKASRRHSDTSTANKPGKLSPSQSSLPMVTTTELRNIRLRSVSRSELEDSPDGSSDIIEEEQSRDLSPPITPSNTKQSKPPVATKPPLPKRPMNLMLKSPSSSPLAPESPPSSPVDRPMPVGNIYMVVRKPKPKRPAQSSLSTPAIAPQEPLHYHVPHLPEFDLEHGIPIEEDLPSPSSPEREDKSKTLPSRMTISCLAELDKRKPKVPPPVPKKPNVLLLPSPSIQTNGGAERQTLLSDSISQSPTGPSASDIEGDLLKDEDQDDHARDHANFKNSESCATFGNQENVVVAEEDSSKDSDSLQITEREAPQTETVTETYAESEILEENNSAADKTELHITEETDDDVFVNTATAHTTEDLFTIIHRSKRKVLGRKEPTDSFGSRQCLVSPVKSSSTDLRTLGLSTTPRASSRNENFMALLQKRSNKASSGTRVSAMELLKSTNPLARRVTEFSQSQPDGSATNTPKPAPQDQ